The following proteins come from a genomic window of Leopardus geoffroyi isolate Oge1 chromosome A3, O.geoffroyi_Oge1_pat1.0, whole genome shotgun sequence:
- the RBBP8NL gene encoding RBBP8 N-terminal-like protein isoform X2, with amino-acid sequence MVTQELARKKQQEFENSLLQNLQHAVLLTNELNRLQGENETLKEEIKRLRGPRLKPQYREGASDPPSPLPLPSPGARKAAIEKTSGGHEEAEDDHPEKSTGYRTPPVAKISPSASLPETRAPDTSPQRISNQLHGTIAVVRPGSQACSADRGSTNGTPALPLTGSSPPSPPNEHSLPLDSFLRAARHPVMTYESLKRSLRADRLCLLNRHLALHLQSPHGGSQVPASAPSGPWPQGLKAGEAEAWEEPMGPLGLPGGPVDMRHPLLEGQQLRAQGRMGSARLRGPPPPGGTPPSPPVSSDSEGPQGEAALSGGGHAQPAGPGSPRGKEATATQDYVPDKPLDLSERGRGRDAPKPPDQPGSLSPPAAHTPSPEPPHGAEPPAQPVPWGLSNGTKGARAPEAEGPPSPADPSQALPGPHPNVPSPSGTGDEARGRPKPPPHPHGPDADGHPELSKAQVQWLESDDLDESDTSDEEVGRSCEVGAKPSTPREGPRCFCTKERGQSLQQKRKRAAGPWCRASKKPPPGRRNPGDPLTAHEGSRSPRDTEDGSPPPSNGSWEET; translated from the exons ATGGTCACCCAGGAGCTGGCCAGGAAGAAGCAGCAGGAGTTCGAGAACTCGCTCCTCCAGAACCTGCAGCACGCCGTCCTCCTCA CCAACGAGTTGAACCGGCTGCAGGGGGAAAACGAGACGTTGAAGGAGGAGATAAAGCGGCTTCGGGGCCCacg GCTCAAGCCCCAATACAGGGAGGGTGCCTCAGACCCCCCCTCACCCCTACCGCTCCCCTCCCCGGGCGCTCGGAAGGCTGCCATCGAGAAGACATCGGGAGGCCATGAGGAGGCCGAGGACGACCATCCAG AAAAGTCCACGGGGTACAGGACACCTCCAGTAGCCAAAATCTCCCCAAGCGCCAGCCTGCCCGAGACGCGGGCCCCAGACACG AGCCCCCAGCGGATCTCCAACCAGCTGCACGGGACCATTGCCGTGGTGCGGCCTGGGTCCCAGGCATGCTCTGCTGACCGGGGCTCCACCAACGGGACACCCGCACTGCCGCTCACCGGGAGCAGCCCCCCCAGCCCACCCAATGAGCACAGCCTCCCCCTGGACAG cTTTCTGCGGGCCGCCCGGCACCCGGTCATGACCTATGAGTCCCTGAAGCGCTCCCTCCGGGCTGACCGCCTCTGCCTCCTGAACCGCCACCTGGCCCTGCACCTTCAGAGCCCCCACGGCGGCTCCCAAGTCCCCGCCTCAGCCCCCAGCGGCCCCTGGCCCCAGGGCCTGAAGGCTGGAgaggcagaggcctgggaggagCCCATGGGCCCGCTAGGCCTCCCGGGGGGCCCAGTGGACATGCGACACCCTCTGCTGGAGGGACAGCAGCTGCGGGCACAGGGGCGGATGGGCAGTGCCAGGCTGAGGGGCCCGCCCCCGCCGGGGGGcactccaccctccccaccagtCAGCTCTGACTCAGAAGGCCCCCAGGGCGAGGCAGCCCTGTCCGGAGGGGGACACGCACAGCCCGCCGGTCCAGGTAGCCCCAGGGGAAAGGAAGCCACAGCCACACAGGACTATGTCCCAGACAAGCCCCTGGACCTCTCAGAGCGCGGCCGGGGCCGGGATGCCCCCAAGCCTCCTGACCAGCCGGGGTCACTCAGCCCCCCAGCTGCCCACACTCCCAGCCCAGAGCCGCCCCACGGAGCGGAGCCGCCTGCCCAGCCTGTACCCTGGGGACTCAGCAATGGCACCAAGGGAGCCAGAGCTCCAGAGGCAGAAGGACCCCCAAGTCCTGCG GATCCCTCCCAAGCTCTTCCAGGGCCCCACCCCAACGTGCCCTCTCCAAGCGGGACGGGAGATGAAGCTAGGGGGAGACCAaaacctcccccccacccacacggGCCCGATGCTGATGGCCACCCAG AGCTCAGCAAGGCCCAAGTGCAGTGGCTGGAGTCGGACGACCTGGACGAGTCAGACACCTCGGACGAGGAG GTGGGCCGGAGCTGCGAGGTGGGGGCCAAGCCGAGCACACCGCGGGAGGGGCCCAGGTGCTTCTGCACCAAGGAGCGCGGGCAGAGCCTGCAGCAGAAGAGGAAGCGAGCCGCGGGCCCCTGGTGCAGAG CCTCCAAGAAGCCACCCCCAGGGAGAAGGAATCCGGGGGACCCCCTGACAGCACATGAGGGGTCCAGGAGCCCAAGGGACACTGAGGACGGCAGCCCCCCACCAAGCAACGGCAGCTGGGAGGAGACTTAG
- the RBBP8NL gene encoding RBBP8 N-terminal-like protein isoform X1 has translation MESFMESLNRLKDVHENEVRGLQNKLLELNSERCRDAQRVEELCTKNHQLREQQKALKENVRVLENRLRAGLCDRCMVTQELARKKQQEFENSLLQNLQHAVLLTNELNRLQGENETLKEEIKRLRGPRLKPQYREGASDPPSPLPLPSPGARKAAIEKTSGGHEEAEDDHPEKSTGYRTPPVAKISPSASLPETRAPDTSPQRISNQLHGTIAVVRPGSQACSADRGSTNGTPALPLTGSSPPSPPNEHSLPLDSFLRAARHPVMTYESLKRSLRADRLCLLNRHLALHLQSPHGGSQVPASAPSGPWPQGLKAGEAEAWEEPMGPLGLPGGPVDMRHPLLEGQQLRAQGRMGSARLRGPPPPGGTPPSPPVSSDSEGPQGEAALSGGGHAQPAGPGSPRGKEATATQDYVPDKPLDLSERGRGRDAPKPPDQPGSLSPPAAHTPSPEPPHGAEPPAQPVPWGLSNGTKGARAPEAEGPPSPADPSQALPGPHPNVPSPSGTGDEARGRPKPPPHPHGPDADGHPELSKAQVQWLESDDLDESDTSDEEVGRSCEVGAKPSTPREGPRCFCTKERGQSLQQKRKRAAGPWCRASKKPPPGRRNPGDPLTAHEGSRSPRDTEDGSPPPSNGSWEET, from the exons ATGGAGAGCTTCATGGAGTCACTGAACAGGCTGAAGGACGTCCATGAGAACGAGGTCCGCG GTCTGCAGAATAAACTCCTGGAGCTGAACTCCGAGAGATGCCG GGACGCCCAGAGGGTGGAAGAGCTCTGCACCAAGAACCATCAGCTCAGGGAGCAGCAGAAGGCGCTGAAGGAGAACGTGCGGGTGCTGGAGAACAG GCTGCGAGCTGGCCTGTGCGACCGCTGCATGGTCACCCAGGAGCTGGCCAGGAAGAAGCAGCAGGAGTTCGAGAACTCGCTCCTCCAGAACCTGCAGCACGCCGTCCTCCTCA CCAACGAGTTGAACCGGCTGCAGGGGGAAAACGAGACGTTGAAGGAGGAGATAAAGCGGCTTCGGGGCCCacg GCTCAAGCCCCAATACAGGGAGGGTGCCTCAGACCCCCCCTCACCCCTACCGCTCCCCTCCCCGGGCGCTCGGAAGGCTGCCATCGAGAAGACATCGGGAGGCCATGAGGAGGCCGAGGACGACCATCCAG AAAAGTCCACGGGGTACAGGACACCTCCAGTAGCCAAAATCTCCCCAAGCGCCAGCCTGCCCGAGACGCGGGCCCCAGACACG AGCCCCCAGCGGATCTCCAACCAGCTGCACGGGACCATTGCCGTGGTGCGGCCTGGGTCCCAGGCATGCTCTGCTGACCGGGGCTCCACCAACGGGACACCCGCACTGCCGCTCACCGGGAGCAGCCCCCCCAGCCCACCCAATGAGCACAGCCTCCCCCTGGACAG cTTTCTGCGGGCCGCCCGGCACCCGGTCATGACCTATGAGTCCCTGAAGCGCTCCCTCCGGGCTGACCGCCTCTGCCTCCTGAACCGCCACCTGGCCCTGCACCTTCAGAGCCCCCACGGCGGCTCCCAAGTCCCCGCCTCAGCCCCCAGCGGCCCCTGGCCCCAGGGCCTGAAGGCTGGAgaggcagaggcctgggaggagCCCATGGGCCCGCTAGGCCTCCCGGGGGGCCCAGTGGACATGCGACACCCTCTGCTGGAGGGACAGCAGCTGCGGGCACAGGGGCGGATGGGCAGTGCCAGGCTGAGGGGCCCGCCCCCGCCGGGGGGcactccaccctccccaccagtCAGCTCTGACTCAGAAGGCCCCCAGGGCGAGGCAGCCCTGTCCGGAGGGGGACACGCACAGCCCGCCGGTCCAGGTAGCCCCAGGGGAAAGGAAGCCACAGCCACACAGGACTATGTCCCAGACAAGCCCCTGGACCTCTCAGAGCGCGGCCGGGGCCGGGATGCCCCCAAGCCTCCTGACCAGCCGGGGTCACTCAGCCCCCCAGCTGCCCACACTCCCAGCCCAGAGCCGCCCCACGGAGCGGAGCCGCCTGCCCAGCCTGTACCCTGGGGACTCAGCAATGGCACCAAGGGAGCCAGAGCTCCAGAGGCAGAAGGACCCCCAAGTCCTGCG GATCCCTCCCAAGCTCTTCCAGGGCCCCACCCCAACGTGCCCTCTCCAAGCGGGACGGGAGATGAAGCTAGGGGGAGACCAaaacctcccccccacccacacggGCCCGATGCTGATGGCCACCCAG AGCTCAGCAAGGCCCAAGTGCAGTGGCTGGAGTCGGACGACCTGGACGAGTCAGACACCTCGGACGAGGAG GTGGGCCGGAGCTGCGAGGTGGGGGCCAAGCCGAGCACACCGCGGGAGGGGCCCAGGTGCTTCTGCACCAAGGAGCGCGGGCAGAGCCTGCAGCAGAAGAGGAAGCGAGCCGCGGGCCCCTGGTGCAGAG CCTCCAAGAAGCCACCCCCAGGGAGAAGGAATCCGGGGGACCCCCTGACAGCACATGAGGGGTCCAGGAGCCCAAGGGACACTGAGGACGGCAGCCCCCCACCAAGCAACGGCAGCTGGGAGGAGACTTAG